A genomic stretch from Chitinophaga agri includes:
- a CDS encoding MFS transporter: MKGLAKPRLSAARIWNMSMGFFGIQFGFALQNGNASRILQTYGAEVEHLSLFWLAAPLTGMIVQPIIGHYSDRTWNRLGRRRPYFLVGAIATALALMLLPNSSLLAAVLPPVLIGAGMLTLMDASINVAMEPFRALVADNLPDEQRSQGFSAQTFLIGAGAVLGSSLPFLLAEYMGVAKTAAPGVVPDNVIYSFYVGAGVLLATILWSIVTSKEYSPDEFRQFNPEHTADVSHGGLSTILKDFSNMPSAMKQLGVVQFCSWFALFSMWVFTTPAVAHHIYKVAPNDTSSALFADAGNKVGFLFSIYSAVSAIYALVLPAIARKTSRKLAHAISLTAGGLSLISFYFIQNPDLLIWPMVGIGMAWGSILSTPYAILSGVIPSHKTGVYMGIFNFFITFPQIVNGIFGGLIVKHLFQGEAIFALVMGGAFMIIAAVAVMYVKDNEKKAAEQLVSTYGVA; encoded by the coding sequence ATGAAAGGATTGGCCAAGCCGCGGCTGTCTGCTGCGCGCATATGGAATATGAGCATGGGCTTTTTCGGTATCCAGTTTGGTTTTGCCTTACAGAACGGAAATGCTTCCCGCATTCTACAAACCTATGGAGCAGAAGTGGAGCATCTGTCACTGTTCTGGCTGGCGGCTCCGCTGACGGGTATGATCGTACAGCCGATCATCGGCCATTACAGTGACCGCACCTGGAACAGGCTGGGCCGTCGCAGGCCTTACTTCCTGGTAGGCGCTATTGCAACGGCACTCGCGTTGATGTTACTGCCCAACTCCTCTTTACTGGCAGCGGTACTGCCGCCTGTATTGATAGGTGCGGGTATGCTGACACTGATGGATGCTTCTATCAACGTGGCCATGGAACCTTTCCGTGCCCTGGTGGCCGATAATCTGCCTGATGAACAGCGTAGTCAGGGCTTCTCTGCACAAACATTCCTGATAGGTGCCGGTGCCGTACTGGGTTCCTCCCTGCCGTTTTTACTGGCAGAGTATATGGGGGTAGCCAAGACAGCGGCGCCAGGTGTTGTGCCTGATAATGTGATCTACTCCTTTTATGTAGGAGCAGGGGTATTGCTGGCGACCATCCTTTGGTCCATCGTTACTTCGAAAGAGTATTCTCCGGACGAGTTCAGACAGTTCAATCCGGAACATACGGCAGACGTCTCTCACGGAGGACTGAGCACTATCCTGAAAGATTTCTCCAACATGCCTTCCGCTATGAAGCAACTGGGCGTGGTGCAGTTCTGTTCCTGGTTTGCCCTCTTCTCCATGTGGGTATTTACCACGCCAGCGGTAGCGCACCACATTTATAAAGTGGCGCCTAACGACACATCATCCGCGCTTTTTGCAGATGCAGGTAATAAGGTAGGATTCCTTTTTAGTATCTATAGTGCGGTATCCGCAATATATGCGTTAGTGTTGCCTGCTATTGCCCGTAAGACTTCAAGGAAGCTGGCGCATGCCATTTCACTGACAGCAGGCGGTTTGTCACTGATCTCTTTTTATTTCATTCAAAACCCTGATCTGCTGATCTGGCCGATGGTCGGTATCGGCATGGCATGGGGTAGTATACTGTCTACACCGTATGCGATATTATCCGGCGTTATCCCTTCTCACAAGACAGGGGTGTACATGGGTATCTTCAATTTTTTCATCACGTTCCCCCAGATCGTTAATGGTATTTTCGGAGGACTGATCGTGAAACACCTGTTCCAGGGTGAAGCCATCTTCGCACTGGTGATGGGAGGAGCCTTTATGATCATCGCGGCAGTAGCTGTTATGTATGTGAAGGATAATGAAAAGAAAGCTGCTGAACAACTGGTGTCAACCTATGGCGTTGCCTAG
- a CDS encoding gluconate 2-dehydrogenase subunit 3 family protein, whose protein sequence is MLVNRRTALKQVLVVSAGLALLPSCLRKTTPASITLKNIAVDGEGENMLALLADTLIPTTSTPGAKDVKAHLFALTMVDDCFKKDDQQKWLTGMKAFSALSEKNNGKSFGDSTPEARKTLLELLEKSKPEDGEAAYFYHATKRLIVQGYTNSEYYLTKVQVYELVPGRFYGSVPVKPAGRKTA, encoded by the coding sequence ATGCTAGTAAACAGACGAACCGCGTTAAAACAGGTCCTGGTCGTCTCTGCGGGGCTGGCGTTACTGCCATCCTGTCTGAGGAAAACGACTCCAGCTTCTATCACATTAAAAAATATAGCGGTAGATGGGGAAGGGGAGAATATGCTGGCATTGCTGGCTGATACACTTATTCCAACTACATCCACTCCTGGTGCTAAGGATGTCAAGGCACATCTGTTTGCCCTGACGATGGTGGACGATTGCTTTAAGAAGGACGATCAGCAGAAATGGCTGACTGGTATGAAGGCATTCTCCGCGCTGAGCGAGAAGAACAATGGTAAATCCTTCGGTGATAGTACACCGGAAGCAAGAAAGACCCTGCTGGAACTACTGGAAAAATCCAAGCCGGAGGATGGGGAAGCGGCTTACTTCTACCATGCGACAAAACGCCTGATCGTTCAGGGGTACACTAATTCAGAATATTATCTTACCAAAGTACAGGTATACGAACTGGTGCCAGGTCGTTTCTATGGGAGCGTACCTGTTAAACCAGCAGGCAGAAAAACTGCGTAA
- a CDS encoding DUF899 domain-containing protein translates to MKAYHTDQAVEQEHPIVSAEEWIEARKELLKKEKELTHLRDELSKLRRDLPWEKVEKQYIFEGPDGPVSLADLFEDRSQLIVQHFMLGPGWKEGCVGCSFMADNVDSGLVHLLNHDVSYVAISRAPYHEIVPFRERMGWSFKWVSSNQNDFNFDYRVSATEDEIAKNEMTYNYEKVPVTEKELPGMSVFYKDENGDIYHTYSTFARGAETVLSTYSMLDMTPKGRNETDGEGNLTDWVKHHDKYQVQTPQANSCCGH, encoded by the coding sequence ATGAAAGCGTACCATACCGATCAAGCCGTGGAGCAGGAACACCCCATAGTATCAGCTGAAGAATGGATAGAAGCCCGCAAGGAATTACTGAAAAAAGAGAAGGAATTAACCCACCTCCGCGATGAATTAAGCAAACTGCGCCGTGATCTTCCCTGGGAGAAGGTAGAGAAACAATACATTTTTGAGGGTCCCGATGGCCCGGTATCATTAGCCGACCTGTTTGAAGACCGTAGTCAGCTGATCGTACAGCATTTCATGCTGGGCCCAGGCTGGAAAGAGGGCTGTGTAGGCTGTTCTTTTATGGCCGATAATGTAGACAGTGGCCTGGTACACCTGCTGAACCATGACGTCTCTTACGTGGCCATCTCCCGCGCTCCCTATCACGAGATCGTCCCTTTCCGGGAACGTATGGGCTGGTCATTCAAATGGGTATCCTCCAATCAGAACGACTTTAACTTCGACTATCGCGTATCGGCAACAGAAGATGAAATTGCCAAAAACGAGATGACATATAACTACGAAAAAGTCCCTGTAACAGAAAAGGAATTACCTGGGATGAGCGTCTTCTATAAGGATGAAAACGGGGACATCTATCACACCTATTCCACCTTTGCCCGTGGCGCAGAAACAGTGCTCAGCACATATAGCATGCTGGATATGACGCCGAAGGGGCGTAATGAGACGGATGGAGAAGGTAATCTCACTGACTGGGTAAAACATCACGATAAATACCAGGTACAGACACCGCAGGCCAACAGCTGCTGCGGTCACTAA
- a CDS encoding DNRLRE domain-containing protein — MRPPVLALGLLLSTLTGYSQTTLTFRPDSCNGKDATVFVKTNLPAWSDKNFGHRDELSASGWTYGGQGGEDGYSRTFIDFTQLRDIPRGTRVSQATLSLYGKESSIFIKQGNTGPNDCFIDRITSPWSEDSVTWNKRPSISFMHQTALQGSRGEAQTWNYHVTVDVTALVQDMIDLPADSSHGFCIRLQKETYYVNLAFASSEYVVSTLRPALTLVFNSCDTVNLAAQASTTKVARTSETEIVSGPLIGNVRMSNGGEGEDLPVPTRVSAKPSEGVKTPETTMGNQQGGPDKKAVKTKKK; from the coding sequence ATGAGACCTCCCGTATTGGCGCTGGGCCTGTTACTGTCAACCCTTACCGGTTACTCCCAAACCACACTTACATTCCGGCCAGATTCCTGTAATGGGAAAGATGCCACCGTCTTTGTCAAAACTAATCTGCCTGCATGGTCCGATAAGAACTTTGGACATCGTGATGAGCTTTCTGCTTCCGGATGGACTTACGGCGGACAAGGCGGAGAAGATGGTTATTCCCGTACATTCATCGACTTCACGCAGTTAAGGGACATTCCGCGTGGTACACGTGTCAGCCAGGCTACGTTAAGCCTGTATGGTAAGGAAAGCAGCATCTTTATTAAACAGGGAAATACAGGTCCAAATGATTGTTTTATTGACCGCATTACCAGTCCCTGGAGTGAGGATTCTGTGACCTGGAATAAAAGACCATCCATCAGTTTCATGCACCAAACTGCATTACAGGGCTCCAGAGGTGAAGCGCAAACCTGGAATTACCACGTAACCGTAGATGTGACGGCGCTGGTACAGGACATGATCGACCTGCCAGCGGACAGTAGCCATGGATTCTGTATCCGGCTGCAGAAAGAGACCTATTACGTCAACCTGGCGTTCGCCTCCAGCGAGTATGTGGTCTCTACATTAAGGCCTGCCCTGACCCTGGTATTTAATTCCTGCGACACAGTGAACCTGGCAGCCCAGGCTTCAACTACTAAGGTAGCGCGCACGTCAGAGACAGAAATTGTCAGTGGTCCCTTAATAGGTAATGTAAGAATGTCCAACGGTGGGGAGGGTGAAGACCTTCCGGTGCCTACGAGGGTCTCGGCAAAGCCATCAGAAGGGGTAAAAACGCCTGAAACGACTATGGGCAACCAGCAGGGTGGTCCAGACAAAAAGGCCGTTAAAACAAAGAAAAAATAG
- a CDS encoding DUF5009 domain-containing protein yields the protein MLKPSQRLLSIDAFRALTMLTMIFVNDVSSVKNIPVWIDHVKAQDDGMGFADTVFPAFLFIVGLSIPFAIGKRITKQDSFFSIASHILIRSLALIVMGFFHVNLEGYSAEALLPYALWELLITIGFFLVWLDYPTDMKAGRKYTLIGTGIVLLGTLAALYKGGTAAAPHWMQPSWWGILGIIGWAYLVVAILYLLVKGNFAAITAILGTFLLINILTHAHLLDINIPLINDGSSVSLIMAGAVVSSLYTLLDKKGRLSMVLPVFIGLSMLAIIAGFVLRPYTEGISKIRSTPAWVLICTGISILVFVSMIWLVDMAGKINWLKAIRPAGTSTLTCYLIPYLLYSLLMLAGIRYPSWLSEGMPGLIRSVVIAFLVIFLVGWMEKKKVRLKI from the coding sequence ATGCTAAAACCATCACAACGTCTTTTATCAATAGACGCATTCCGCGCCCTTACCATGCTTACCATGATATTTGTCAACGATGTAAGCAGTGTGAAGAACATCCCGGTATGGATTGACCACGTAAAGGCCCAGGATGACGGTATGGGCTTTGCTGATACGGTCTTTCCCGCATTCCTGTTCATTGTCGGCCTATCTATTCCCTTCGCTATCGGCAAAAGGATCACCAAACAGGACTCTTTTTTCAGTATTGCATCACATATCCTGATCCGCTCACTGGCGCTGATCGTAATGGGCTTCTTTCATGTGAACCTCGAAGGATATAGTGCTGAAGCCCTTCTCCCGTATGCATTATGGGAACTGCTCATCACGATCGGGTTCTTCCTGGTATGGCTGGATTACCCAACTGATATGAAAGCCGGCCGTAAATATACCCTGATAGGGACAGGTATCGTATTGCTGGGAACACTGGCCGCCCTCTACAAAGGTGGAACAGCAGCAGCCCCTCACTGGATGCAGCCGTCCTGGTGGGGCATTCTGGGTATTATCGGCTGGGCCTACCTGGTGGTAGCTATCCTGTATCTACTCGTGAAGGGGAACTTTGCCGCAATAACTGCCATTTTAGGCACTTTCCTGCTGATCAATATACTTACGCACGCACATCTCCTTGACATCAATATCCCGCTTATAAATGACGGTTCTTCCGTATCCCTGATCATGGCAGGAGCCGTGGTATCTTCCCTGTATACCTTACTGGATAAGAAAGGCAGGCTGTCGATGGTACTGCCGGTCTTCATCGGACTGAGCATGCTGGCCATTATAGCGGGTTTTGTACTGCGTCCCTACACGGAAGGTATATCCAAGATCAGGTCTACACCGGCATGGGTGCTGATCTGTACCGGTATCAGTATACTGGTATTTGTCAGCATGATATGGCTGGTAGATATGGCGGGTAAGATAAACTGGTTGAAGGCGATACGTCCTGCCGGCACCAGCACACTGACCTGTTACCTCATCCCTTATCTGCTATACTCGCTGCTTATGCTGGCGGGCATCCGTTACCCTTCCTGGCTGAGTGAAGGCATGCCGGGACTGATCAGGTCAGTAGTGATTGCTTTCCTGGTAATATTCCTCGTGGGATGGATGGAAAAGAAAAAGGTCAGGTTGAAGATTTAA
- the treF gene encoding alpha,alpha-trehalase TreF — MNGKLLLITGAIMAVIACKDRPQPVVKERSPREEFPALFEGVQSAQVFPDSKTFADCAPRQSPADILKAYARERGAAGFNLSSFVHKYFYVPTAATSSYVTDTTQDVVAHIESLWNVLKRSPDTTDTWGSLIPLPEPYVVPGGRFREVYYWDSYFTMLGLKESGRTDLIESMIRNFAYLINTYGFIPNGNRTYYLTRSQPPYFSLMVQLLVSAKEDRKQEILTTYLDELEKEYQFWMKKPAEGKTDGHLVVLKDGTVLNRYWDRGNWPREESMREDIATAKRSARGEGVYRELRTGAESGWDYSCRWFEDGKTLGSIHITDIIPVDLNCLLYNLEMTLADACKMKGNTVKALQYESAAGIRRDAILQYCWDPKTGFFRDYDFKKEKRTPVLHLGGMYPFFFGIARKGQADSASVVLEKDFLYPGGLVSTPFETGEQWDAPNGWAPLQWMTISGLLTYDNDSLASEIAGRWARQSIRVFKQTGKLLEKYNVKDTSLTGGGGEYPNQDGFGWTNGVLLKILHMQQQGVLNNGKNIDTL; from the coding sequence ATGAATGGAAAACTTTTGCTCATTACCGGGGCAATTATGGCTGTTATTGCCTGTAAAGACAGGCCGCAGCCAGTCGTAAAAGAGCGATCTCCACGCGAAGAATTTCCCGCATTATTTGAAGGGGTACAGTCTGCACAGGTGTTTCCGGACAGTAAGACTTTTGCGGACTGCGCTCCCAGGCAGTCGCCGGCAGATATATTAAAGGCTTATGCGCGGGAGCGTGGGGCCGCCGGCTTTAACCTCTCTTCCTTCGTACATAAATATTTTTATGTACCCACAGCGGCCACTTCCTCTTATGTGACGGATACAACCCAGGATGTAGTGGCGCATATTGAATCACTGTGGAATGTATTAAAACGTTCTCCTGATACCACCGATACCTGGGGCTCCCTGATTCCGCTGCCCGAACCATACGTCGTTCCGGGGGGGCGTTTCCGTGAGGTGTATTACTGGGATAGCTACTTTACCATGCTCGGACTGAAAGAAAGTGGCCGTACGGACCTGATAGAGAGTATGATCAGGAACTTTGCGTACCTGATCAATACCTATGGTTTTATTCCCAACGGGAACAGAACCTACTACCTGACCCGTTCCCAGCCGCCGTATTTTTCGCTGATGGTACAATTGCTTGTGTCAGCAAAAGAAGACCGCAAACAGGAGATCCTGACCACTTATCTTGACGAACTGGAGAAAGAATACCAGTTCTGGATGAAGAAACCAGCGGAAGGTAAGACTGATGGGCACCTGGTAGTGCTGAAGGATGGTACGGTATTAAACCGTTACTGGGATAGGGGCAACTGGCCAAGAGAGGAATCTATGCGGGAAGATATCGCTACCGCCAAGAGATCGGCCCGTGGTGAAGGGGTGTACCGTGAATTACGGACCGGCGCAGAGTCAGGATGGGATTATAGCTGCCGTTGGTTTGAGGATGGTAAAACACTGGGCTCCATTCATATCACTGACATCATTCCTGTTGACCTGAACTGTTTGCTGTACAACCTGGAAATGACGCTGGCAGATGCCTGCAAAATGAAAGGCAATACTGTCAAAGCCCTGCAATATGAATCAGCTGCCGGCATCCGCAGAGACGCGATCCTGCAATACTGCTGGGACCCGAAGACGGGTTTTTTCAGGGATTATGACTTTAAGAAAGAGAAACGCACGCCCGTGCTGCACCTCGGTGGGATGTATCCGTTCTTCTTTGGTATCGCGCGGAAGGGACAGGCAGATAGCGCGTCGGTGGTGCTTGAAAAGGACTTTCTGTATCCCGGCGGACTGGTATCCACGCCTTTCGAAACAGGTGAACAGTGGGATGCACCCAATGGCTGGGCGCCGCTGCAATGGATGACGATCTCCGGGCTGCTTACCTATGATAACGATTCACTGGCATCGGAGATTGCCGGTCGCTGGGCACGACAGAGTATCAGGGTGTTTAAGCAGACAGGTAAACTGCTGGAAAAGTATAACGTGAAAGACACCTCGCTGACAGGGGGAGGAGGGGAATATCCTAATCAGGATGGTTTTGGATGGACAAACGGTGTACTGCTGAAGATCCTGCATATGCAACAGCAGGGGGTATTGAATAATGGAAAAAATATTGATACCTTATAG
- a CDS encoding carboxylesterase/lipase family protein: protein MKSYCFSLLLLTQLSWLPGMAQKKTAASPAVVKIQSGRIQGVLSPATGIQSFKGIPYAQPPVGALRWKAPQPERSWDTILKADHFGPRAMQGNIFGDMGFRSDGMSEDCLYLNVWAPANAAGKKLPVLVYFYGGGMVAGDGSEARYDGESMARKGIISLTVNYRLGVFGLLAHPDLSKEASYHASGNYTLLDQQAALAWVQKNIAAFGGDPKRVTIAGESAGSISVSALMASPLSKELIHGAIGESGAMIFPTMAPLSREEAEKNGVAFANAVGANSLEALRAIPAEELLRKASGPGIPPLACNVDGYVLPKKPVDIYAAGEQAHIPLLAGWNSAELPYRALMWKDDPTTDNYVKKITELYPNNTDEVLQLYPGGTPEQVIASATDLASDRFIVYSTWKWADLHRSTSQQPVYRYIFSRPRPDMTPKMGNAQPGLAGGVIKTNAPQPKQAAPLKGAPHAAEIEYAMGNLQHNKVYAWTKDDYTVSNTMLNYFANFVKTGNPNGPGVPKWEQDATPDSRYMNIDVQSGMKKENTRARYQFLDSQYGGK, encoded by the coding sequence ATGAAATCATACTGTTTTTCACTCCTCCTGCTGACTCAGCTAAGCTGGCTACCAGGCATGGCGCAGAAAAAGACCGCGGCGTCCCCCGCTGTGGTAAAGATCCAGAGCGGACGGATACAGGGTGTACTTTCCCCTGCGACCGGCATTCAGAGTTTCAAAGGTATTCCCTATGCACAACCTCCTGTGGGCGCTTTACGCTGGAAGGCCCCTCAGCCGGAAAGATCCTGGGATACTATCCTGAAGGCCGATCATTTCGGTCCGCGGGCCATGCAGGGCAATATCTTCGGAGATATGGGCTTCCGGTCGGACGGTATGAGTGAGGACTGCCTCTACCTGAACGTATGGGCTCCAGCCAACGCTGCGGGCAAAAAGCTTCCGGTACTGGTCTACTTCTATGGTGGCGGTATGGTGGCCGGAGATGGCTCCGAAGCGCGGTATGACGGAGAAAGCATGGCCAGGAAAGGTATTATCTCCCTGACTGTTAACTACCGCCTCGGCGTGTTCGGCTTACTGGCACATCCTGATCTGTCGAAAGAAGCGTCCTATCATGCGTCCGGCAACTACACCCTGCTGGACCAGCAGGCAGCCCTGGCATGGGTACAGAAGAACATTGCTGCCTTTGGCGGCGACCCGAAACGGGTGACCATCGCCGGGGAATCTGCCGGTTCCATTTCTGTGTCCGCCCTAATGGCGTCTCCTCTGTCCAAAGAACTCATTCATGGCGCGATCGGGGAAAGTGGCGCTATGATCTTCCCTACCATGGCCCCACTCAGCAGGGAAGAAGCTGAAAAGAACGGTGTCGCCTTTGCCAACGCCGTTGGTGCCAACTCACTGGAAGCCCTGCGGGCAATTCCTGCGGAAGAGCTGCTTAGAAAAGCTTCCGGCCCGGGCATTCCTCCGCTGGCCTGTAATGTGGACGGCTACGTATTGCCCAAAAAGCCTGTAGATATCTACGCTGCCGGAGAACAGGCGCACATTCCGCTACTGGCAGGCTGGAACTCGGCAGAGCTGCCCTACAGGGCCCTCATGTGGAAGGATGACCCTACTACGGACAACTACGTCAAAAAGATCACCGAACTCTATCCCAATAACACAGACGAAGTTTTACAGCTTTATCCGGGCGGCACACCTGAACAGGTCATTGCATCCGCTACGGACCTGGCCAGCGACCGCTTCATCGTCTATAGTACCTGGAAATGGGCTGATCTGCATAGATCTACCAGCCAGCAGCCGGTATACCGTTACATATTCTCACGTCCGCGACCGGATATGACGCCTAAAATGGGTAATGCGCAGCCAGGATTGGCCGGTGGCGTGATCAAAACTAATGCGCCGCAACCTAAACAGGCTGCCCCGTTAAAAGGGGCTCCCCATGCAGCAGAGATCGAATACGCCATGGGCAACCTGCAACATAACAAGGTATATGCCTGGACAAAAGATGATTACACAGTTTCCAATACCATGCTGAACTATTTCGCCAATTTTGTTAAGACCGGTAATCCGAATGGCCCGGGTGTACCCAAATGGGAACAAGACGCCACTCCGGATTCTCGGTATATGAACATTGATGTACAGTCAGGGATGAAGAAGGAAAATACGAGAGCCCGGTATCAGTTCCTGGACAGTCAGTATGGAGGGAAATAG
- a CDS encoding SDR family oxidoreductase yields the protein MSTQQPATILITGATGNIGKELIARLSAQGIPFKAMVRSIEKAKDLEKLPGITLVQGNFDDPHSLNTALHGIEKAFLLTNSSEQAEAQQITFVQAAKGAGVRHIVKLSQWAADEHSPVRFLRYHAAVEAAVKETGIAYTFLRPNLFMQGLLGFRDVIRSGHKFFASAGDAKISLIDVRDIAAVAAVVLTGDGHENKTYDLTGPASLTHHQLADVFSQVLGHQITFVDVPAPAMKEALLGAGFPEWQADGLLEDYTHYRLNEAAEVLPTVAEVTGHPPHTFEQFVTDHAFLFR from the coding sequence ATGTCAACACAACAACCTGCTACTATTTTGATCACCGGAGCTACAGGCAATATCGGTAAAGAACTGATCGCCCGTTTATCTGCGCAGGGTATACCTTTTAAGGCGATGGTACGCTCTATTGAAAAGGCAAAGGACCTGGAAAAGCTGCCCGGCATTACCCTGGTACAGGGAAATTTTGATGATCCGCATTCTCTCAACACGGCGCTGCATGGCATAGAGAAAGCCTTTCTGCTGACCAACTCCTCCGAACAGGCGGAAGCACAGCAGATCACTTTTGTGCAGGCAGCTAAAGGCGCCGGGGTAAGACATATAGTGAAGTTATCACAATGGGCAGCAGATGAGCATTCTCCTGTACGCTTCCTGCGATATCATGCAGCTGTTGAAGCAGCTGTTAAGGAAACGGGAATAGCCTATACTTTCCTGCGTCCTAATCTGTTCATGCAGGGGTTGCTGGGCTTTAGGGATGTAATAAGATCGGGGCATAAATTCTTTGCGAGTGCAGGCGATGCAAAGATCTCGCTGATCGATGTTCGTGATATTGCAGCTGTAGCTGCCGTTGTGTTAACGGGTGACGGACATGAGAACAAGACCTATGACCTCACCGGTCCTGCATCGCTGACACACCATCAGCTGGCAGATGTTTTTTCTCAGGTGCTCGGGCATCAGATCACTTTCGTCGATGTGCCGGCACCTGCTATGAAAGAGGCGCTGCTGGGGGCCGGATTTCCGGAATGGCAGGCGGATGGATTGCTCGAGGATTATACGCACTATCGTTTAAATGAGGCGGCGGAAGTCCTTCCTACAGTAGCGGAGGTGACCGGACATCCGCCGCACACATTCGAACAGTTTGTGACCGATCATGCGTTTTTATTCAGATAA
- a CDS encoding GMC oxidoreductase, whose translation MANINTGAQDRTFDAIVIGSGISGGWAAKEFTEKGLKTLVLERGRDVKHLKDYPTTNMYPWEFKHRGQIPEAIKEEAPVVSRCYAFKEDAMHFFVKDKEHPYEQDKPFDWIRGYQVGGKSLLWARQTQRWSDYDFEGPARDGFAVDWPIRYADIAPWYSYVEKFVGISGNKDGLDNLPDGEFLPAMEMTAVEKYFQGFVSKNYKDRNVIYGRCAHLSEPQPIHIEQGRVKCQKRNLCQRGCPFGGYFSSNSSTLPWAEKTGNLTLRPDAVVHSIIYDEQKGKATGVRVVDAKTKETTEYYARVIFVNAAAINSNLILLNSTSSRFPQGLGNDSGVLGKYFAFHNYRATIYADYDGFMDVTTEGRRPTSAYIPRFRNVKKQETDFLRGYAAGFDTGRRKWNSQDGVGTSLKDQLFNEEMGNWYVGSHMMGETIPKEISQLTLDKAKKDEWGMPVIHINLGYDDNDEKMIKDFHEQMTEMYTKAGFTNIRTGDSKQAPGLDIHEMGGARMGKDPKTSVLNKWNQMHDVKNVFVTDGACMTSTSTQNPSLTYMALTARAVDYAVGQMKRGDL comes from the coding sequence ATGGCGAATATTAATACGGGCGCTCAGGACCGCACATTTGATGCGATCGTGATAGGATCGGGAATCAGTGGCGGATGGGCTGCAAAAGAGTTTACGGAAAAAGGCCTGAAAACACTGGTCCTGGAAAGAGGCCGCGATGTAAAACACCTGAAAGACTATCCCACCACAAACATGTATCCCTGGGAATTTAAACACAGGGGGCAGATACCGGAAGCTATTAAGGAAGAAGCTCCTGTTGTGAGCCGCTGTTATGCCTTCAAGGAAGATGCGATGCATTTCTTCGTGAAGGATAAAGAGCATCCTTACGAACAGGATAAACCTTTTGACTGGATCCGAGGATACCAGGTGGGTGGTAAATCGCTGCTATGGGCAAGACAAACACAACGCTGGAGTGATTATGACTTCGAAGGTCCTGCAAGGGACGGATTCGCGGTCGACTGGCCGATCCGCTATGCTGATATTGCACCATGGTATAGCTATGTAGAGAAATTTGTTGGTATCTCTGGTAACAAAGACGGACTGGATAACCTGCCTGATGGTGAGTTCCTGCCGGCAATGGAGATGACTGCCGTTGAGAAATATTTTCAGGGATTTGTATCAAAGAACTACAAAGACCGCAACGTGATCTATGGTCGTTGTGCACACCTTTCTGAGCCACAGCCGATCCACATCGAGCAGGGCAGGGTGAAGTGCCAGAAAAGGAACCTCTGTCAGCGTGGCTGTCCGTTTGGTGGTTACTTTAGCAGTAACTCCTCTACATTGCCATGGGCAGAGAAAACCGGTAACCTGACCCTACGTCCGGACGCTGTGGTACACTCTATCATTTACGATGAACAGAAGGGGAAAGCAACCGGTGTACGTGTGGTGGATGCGAAGACGAAAGAAACGACCGAGTATTATGCCCGTGTTATTTTCGTGAACGCGGCTGCGATCAATTCTAACCTGATACTGCTTAACTCCACTTCCAGCCGCTTCCCACAGGGATTGGGCAATGATAGTGGCGTACTGGGAAAGTACTTCGCGTTTCATAACTACCGTGCTACCATTTACGCAGACTATGACGGTTTTATGGATGTGACCACCGAAGGTCGTCGTCCTACGAGTGCTTACATACCCCGTTTCCGCAACGTGAAGAAACAGGAAACGGACTTCCTCCGCGGTTATGCAGCCGGCTTCGATACTGGTCGCCGAAAGTGGAACAGCCAGGATGGGGTGGGTACCAGCCTGAAAGATCAGCTGTTCAACGAAGAGATGGGCAACTGGTATGTAGGCTCCCACATGATGGGTGAGACGATCCCGAAAGAGATCAGTCAGCTGACACTGGATAAAGCAAAGAAAGATGAATGGGGTATGCCTGTCATACATATTAACCTCGGCTACGACGATAATGATGAGAAGATGATCAAGGATTTCCATGAGCAGATGACAGAGATGTATACGAAAGCAGGCTTTACCAATATCCGTACAGGCGATTCCAAACAGGCGCCTGGACTGGACATCCATGAGATGGGCGGCGCACGTATGGGTAAAGACCCGAAAACGTCTGTACTGAACAAATGGAACCAGATGCACGATGTGAAGAACGTGTTTGTGACAGACGGCGCTTGTATGACTTCCACATCCACACAGAACCCGTCCCTGACGTATATGGCACTGACCGCAAGGGCGGTGGACTATGCGGTAGGACAGATGAAGAGAGGCGATTTGTAA